The sequence CGGGTTATCTGCCTGGAAGAACTGGCCCGCCACTGTGCCGGTCTGGCGATTACGGTGATGGCCCATCAACTGTGCATGGGCGGTGTCATGAACTATGGCACAGAAGAGCAAAAGCAAAAGTATTTGCCTGATCTGGCCAGGGGCAGAAAAATCGGGGCGCTGTCACTGACGGAAGCTACCGGCGGCTCTAATTTCATGGGACAGACGGCTAATGGGGAATGGAAAGACGGTCAGTGGGTGCTCAATGGCCGTAAGTGTTTTATCACCAATGCCCACCTTGCCGATCTTGACCTGTGGACGGTTGTTACCGGGAAAAATGCCAAAGGCCGGCCTGAACTGAGTGCCTTCCTGATTGACCGGGGAACGCCGGGGCATACGCCGGGAAGAGCCGAACACAAACTGGGCATGCGCTCGTCTAACACCGGTGATGTAAGCTGCGTCAATGTCCGGGTGGATGCTTCCCAAATGCTCGAGCAACGGGGCAAAGGTGCCAAAGTGGCACTGAGCACCATTCAGGAAGTAGGCCGTGCCGGCATGAGTGCTATTAATCTGGGGATTCTGCGTGGCTGCCTGGAGGAAGCGGTCCGGTTCTCCAATGAGCGGATTATCTATGGTAAGCCGCTGCACCACATGACCAATATCCAGTTTGCCCTGGCGGAAAACCGGCTGGATTATGAAACGGCCCGTTTGCTGACCTATCGGGCTGCGTCAATGAAGGACAAAGGCGTCCCTTGTTCCGCCGAGTTTGCCATGGCCAAATATGCGGCTACCGAAGGAGCAATCCGGGCGGCAAAACGGACGATTGATCTCATGGGCGGTTATGGCGTGATTAATGAATATCCCGTAGGGAGATATTTAAGAGACGCCCTGGCCGGTTCGACTGCCGGCGGGACTTCAGATGTTCTGAAAGTGGTCATTGCCGGTGAAACGGTGAAACAGTAGTTCCCTGGAAGCTTAATTTATATCAGGCATAAGGAGAGATTGTTATGGGACTAAACATAGCGGTGTGTATCAAATCGGTACCCGATCCGGCTTATTACGATAAGATCAGCATTGATCCTAAGACGAAAACTATTACCCGTAAAGGAATTCCGGCCATTATCAGCCCGGGAGATAAGCACGCTTTGGAAGCGGCTCTGCAGCTAAAGGATCAATATGGCGGTACAGTTACCGTCATTGGCATGGCGCCGCCGGAAGCGAAAAGGGAATTGTTCGAAGCACTGGCCATGGGGGCCGATGAAGCCGTGCTCTTAAGCGACCGGGCTTTTGCCGGTGCCGACACGTTGGCCACTTCGTACACTCTGGCTCAGGGGCTAAAAAGAAATGGCGACTTTGATCTGGTGCTGACCGGTACGGAAAGTGCCGATGGCGCCACCTCGCAGGTACCTGCTCAGTTGGCCGAGTGTCTGGGAATACCGCATTTGTGGAACGTGAAGGAGTTTGCCCTGACGGAGCAGCGCAAAATTCAGGCTAAAGTCAAACTGGAGGCGGCTACCGGCGAATACCTCATCACCTTGCCGGCGTTACTGGCCGTTTCACGGGAAGTCAATAAACCCCGTTATACCACCGCTTTTGGCATCGTCAAAGCCAAGGGGAAAAAATTGACCGTTATTGACAACCGGGAACTGCAGGCTGATGCGAAAAAAATCGGTCAGCAAGGTTCACCGACCTGGCCGGGCGATATTTTCATCGCTTCCCTGTCGCGCAAGGGCCAGGCCCTGACCGGCACGCCGGAAGAAATCGCGGCCAACCTGATCGAAAAAATACGTGCGGCCGGTATTACTCCGGTTGTTGCTAAGGAGGCGTAAGAAATGAAGCAGAGCTATAAGCGGGAAGATTACCGCGGCATATGGGTTATCGCCGAACAGGACGGTGACCGCATCAGCCGGGTGAGCTTGGAGCTGTTAACTAAGGCCAGAGAGTTAAAAGAGCAAGGAAAGCTTGCTGAACCGGTGACTGCCGTGCTGTTAGGAACTAACCTGGCGGACTTTCCGGCCAAGCTGGCGGAAGCCGGAGCGGAAGCTGTTATTTTAGTAGATCATGCCGCGCTGCGTTATTTCCGGAATGAAGCCTATGCGCTCATCATTAAAGAACTTGTGGAAGAAAGAAAACCGTCGGTGATTCTCATGGGCGCTACGGCAGCCGGTTCGGATCTGGCTCCTACGGTGGGAGCTAAATTGTGGACTGGGGTGGCTGCCCACTGCGTGGATTTGAAATTAAATGACCAAGGCAATCTGGTGGCTGTGGTACCGGCCTTTGGCGGCAAAGTACTGGGCGATATTTTATGTCCCGAACTCCGGCCGCAGATGGCAACTGTCCGTCCCGGCATTTTGGGCAAAGCGCTTTGTTTCCCTCATGACCACTATCAAGTGGAGCATCATGATCCTGCCGCTGCCTTGGTTAAGGACAAAGGGCTGGTACAAGCGATTGGTGTCAGCTATGAACCGGTGCAGGGCGTACCTTTGGAGGAAGCGGAAGTTGTGGTGGCCGGCGGCTTTGGCGCAGCCACCGAAGAAAACTGGCAGTTGGTTGAAACGCTGGCCGGCGTGCTGGGCGGCGCCGTGGGGTGCACCAGACCGCCCCTGGATGAAGGCTGGGCCAGAGACTATCAGATGATCGGCACCAGCGGCAAATCGGTGCGTCCCAAAGTGTATATCGGTGTGGGGATTTCCGGTGCCACCCATCATGTCTGCGGGATGAAAGATGCCGGGCTGATCATTTCTATCAATAAAGATGAGAAGGCTCCTATTTTTGAAGTATCCGACATTCGCGTTACCGCCGATGTGGCAACTATTTTACCGCTGGTCATTGAAGGACTGCAGAAAAATAGCCAGGATGAGGTCTGCCGTCTGGCATAAGGCCGGCTAAGGAGGGGAAAAGACGTGCAGTTTGAGCTGAGCAAGGAACAAGAAGCATGGCGCCGGTTGAGTCAGGAGTTTGCTGTGAAATATATTGCGCCTACCGTGCAGGAACGGGATGAGGCGGAGGAATTTTCCCGCTCGTTGTATGATGAGTTGGGACTGCTGGGGCTTACCGGGATTTGTTTCCCGGAAAAGTATGGCGGTCGCGGCGGCGATTGTCTCAGTTATATCCTGGCAGCGGAAGAGCTGGCCAAGGTGGATGACAGCCTGGCGGTGTCGCTTTCAGCTTCCGTTATGCTCTGTCAATGGCCGCTTTACCAATATGGCACGGAAGACCAAAAGGAACGGTATCTGAAACCGCTGGTGGAAGGAAGGCGGCTGGGGGCTTTTGCGCTGACCGAACCGCAGGCAGGTACTGATGCGGCCGGGCAGCAGACCACAGCCACCCGCCAGGGCGACGGCTACCGGCTGCGGGGCAATAAGATTTTCATTACCAATGGCGGTGAGGCGGAAACCTATGTCGTATTCGCCATGACCGATAAAAGCAAGGGAATCAAAGGAATCAGCGCTTTTATTCTGGAAAAGGGCATGCCTGGCTTTATCTTTGGTAAAACCGAGCGGAAGCTGGGCATCCGCAGTTCGGTGACCAGGGAATTGATTTTCCAGGATGTCTATGTACCCGGAGAGAATTTGCTGGGAGCCGAAGGGCAGGGCTTTAAGATCGCCATGACGACGCTGGATGGCGGACGCATCAGCGTGGCGGCTCAGGCTCTGGGGATTGCCCAGGCCGCGCTGGATTATGCGCTGGCCTATGCCAAGCAAAGAGAGCAGTTTGGCAAACCGGTCGTTGCCAATCAGGGAATTTCCTTCTTATTGGCCGATATGGCGACAAGAGTGGAGGCGGCGCGGCTGCTTACTTATCAGGCGGCGGCCGCCAGAGACTTGGGGAAGTCCTGCGCCAAGGAGGCGGCGATGGCTAAGCTGTTTGCCTCCGATATTGCTATGGCGGTAGCTACCGATGCAGTGCAGATTTTTGGCGGCTATGGCTATCGGCGGGAATTTCCGGTGGAACGTCTGCTGCGCGATGCCAAAATCACCCAGATATTTGAGGGAACCAACCAGGTGCAGCGAATGGTTATTGCCGGTGCATTGCTGAAAGATTGAAAGTACGACTTAATTATAAAACATACGTAAGGAGAGGATTTAAATGGAAGGAACTATAGACATTTTGATGGCGAAGGCCAAGGCGGCGCAGAGCGCCATTGAGGATTACACGCAGGAAGAGATCGATCAATTGGTAAGGGTCATTGGCCAGGTGGTCTATGACAATGCCGAAATGCTGGCGAGAGAGGCGGTAGATGAAACCGGTATGGGTGTCTATGAAGACAAAGTAGCCAAATGCCGGGGTAAATCGCAAACTATCTGGCACAACCTGAAGGATAAGAAATCAGTAGGCATTATTAAAGAGGAACCGGAAAAAGGTTTGCTTTATGTGGCGAAGCCTAAAGGCGTTATTGCTGCGATTACTCCAACCACCAACCCGGTTGTTACGCCTATGTGCAATGCCATGTTTGCCTTAAAGGGCCGGAATGTTATCATCGTGGCACCCCATCCCCGCTCGAAAAAATGTTCCGCTCATACGGTGAATTTAATGCGGAACGAGCTGAAAAAACTGGGTGCTCCGGAAGATTTGATCCAGGTGATTGAGGAGCCGACGATGGAGTTGACCCAGGAATTAATGAAGGCTGCCGACGTAGTGGTTGCTACCGGCGGTATGGGTCTGGTCAAAGCTGCTTATGCCAGCGGTAAACCGGCCTACGGCGTGGGCGCCGGCAATGTGCAGGTTATCGTCGATCGCGGTTATGATTATGATCAGGCGGCTAAGGATATTATTGCGGGCCGTAAATTTGACAATGGGATTATTTGCTCCGGCGAACAATGCATTATTGCGCCGAAGGAAGATCATGTAGCTGTCATGGCCGCTTTTGAACGCAACGGCGCTTACTATATTCAGGATGAATCCACCGTTGATAAGTTTAGAAAAATCATGTTCCCCGAAGGAAAAATCAATTCGGCGCTGGTCGGCAAGTCGGTGCAGTACATTGCTGATGCTGCCGGAGTCAGCGTGCCGGAAAATACGAAGATTATCGTTTTGAAACCGCAGGGACGGGGTACGGCAGATTTATTATGCAAGGAAAAAATGTTCCCCATTATGATTACCCTCCCCTACGATACCTTTGAAGAAGCGGTTGAAATCGCCAACACCAATCTGCTTTATGAGGGAGCCGGTCATACGGCAGCCATTCATTCCCATAATGAAGAGCATATCCGCCAGGCCGGAGCTGTGCTGCCGATCAGCCGCCTGGTAGTCAATCAACCGTCTTCCACCGGTGCCGGCGGCAGCTTCTACAACGGCTTTAACCCGACGACTACCCTGGGTTGCGGTTCGTGGGGCAATAACAGCATCTCTGAAAACCTGAACTATGAACATTTGATTAATGTATCCCGCATCGGCTTTTTCATGAAAGATACTACCATTCCCACGGCCAAAGAAATCTGGGGCTAAGTCAGGAATTTGCTGATTTAGTAAGCATACCGGCACGACGAGAGATTTTTTCGCCTGACAAGGAAGAAAAACAGCAGGAGTCTCATCGCTTTTTAAGTTTTTTCTGACAAAGTCAGGCGGAAAAGATCCGCGTGATGCATCTGCGAATAAATCAACGGTTTCCTAAATAAAACAGGAGGTTGATAAATATGGTACCTTTTAGACTGGTTCCCCGTATCGCATTGCATTCGAGCTTTGCGGAATTTATTAAGGAATTTCAGCTTAATGGCGAGGACTTAATTGTTACTAACGAATTTATTCAGACCGGAGTGAAACCGGCCGATTTGGCGGCCCGGGTTGTTTTTCAGGAACGGTTTGGTACAGGCGAACCTTCCAATGTGATGATGGACAGTATTTTTCAGGAAGCGCGCCGTCAGCCTTATAAACGGGTCATAGCCGTAGGCGGCGGTACGGTCATCGATGTGGCTAAGTTGTTGGCTTTGGGCGGCAACGGCAGCACGGTGGATTATTTTGAAGGGCGCATCCCGGTGGAAAAAGCCAGGGAACTGATTATTATCCCGACAACCTGCGGGACCGGCAGCGAAGTAACCAACATTGCCATTATGGAGATCAAAGAACAGAAGACAAAAAAAGGGCTGGCGACAGATGCGATTTTTGCCGACTATGCTGTTCTAATTCCGGAACTCTTAGCGAGCCTGCCTTATCAGGTATTTGCTACCAGCTCGATCGACGCCCTGATTCACGCGACGGAATCCTTTGTGGCACCGGGATCAAATCCTCTGACCGAATTATATGCCATACAGGCCATTGCCATGATTTTGCAGGGTTATAAGACCATTGCTGCGGAAGGGAAGGACTCTCGGCGGGAGCTTATGGGAGACTTCCTGCTGGCCAGCACTTATGCCGGCATCGCCTTTGGCAATACCGGGGTTGGGGCGGTGCATGCCCTGTCTTATCCGCTGGGCGGCGTATATCACGTGCCGCATGGCGAAGCCAATCAGCAGATGTTTACCACCATCTTCCGGGCCTATAAAGAAATCAAGGCGCAGGGGAAAATCGAAGCGTTGGAAGAAATTCTGGCGCACAATCTAGGCGTCTCGGTAAATGAAGTATGGCCGGCTTTTGACAGCCTGTTGGAGGCTATTCTCCCCAGAAAACCGCTCAAGGCATACGGTATGAAAGAAGAAGATATTGTGCTCTTTACCGACAGTGTCATAAAAAATCAGCAGCGGTTATTGAAAAACAATTATGTTTCCTTGTCCAGAGAGCAGATGATCGCCATTTACACCGAGTTGTACTAGATGCTGTTTAATGAACCTGTCGTTATGACGAATAAATTTTTCGCCTGACAAGGAAGTAAAGCCGCACAGGCTACTTCAAAGATTTTCTAACATGGCCTGACGAAAAAAGATCCGTCAGAACGTGCAGTGAGAATAAATATTTTTTACCCGGGGCGTGTCTTGAAACTAACGGAATGATCCAGATAAGAGACACGCCCGAAGGAACCACTGAAATAGACAAAAATAAGGAGGGTTTTACTATGGCGTTGAAAACACCGGAACAGTACGAGGAAAGTTTGCGCAAACTTAAGCTCAAGGTATATCTGCAGGGAGAATTGGTGGAAAACCCGGTAGATCATCCGATCATCCGGCCGTCGATGAATTCGGTGAAAAAAACCTACGAACTGGCCCAGAAGCCGGAATATGCCGATCTGATGACGGCTGTATCCCATTTGACGGGAGAAAAGGTCAACCGTTTTTGCCATTTGCATCAAAGTACCGGAGACCTGGTGAATAAAGTGAAGATGCAGCGTCTGCTGGGTCAGCAGACTGCAGCTTGCTTCCAGCGCTGTGTGGGCATGGACGCGATCAATGCCGTGGACAGTGTAACCTTTGAGATGGACCAAAAATTAGGCACTAACTATCATGAACGGTTTAATCAGTTCTTGTTGAAAATGCAGCAGGAGGACTGGACGGTTGACGGTGCCATGACCGATCCCAAGGGTGACCGGAGTCTGGCCCCCAGTAAACAGGCCGATCCCGATCTCTATGTTCATGTTGTGGAAAAGCGGCAGGATGGCATTGTGGTTCGCGGTGCCAAGGCGCATCAAACAGGCGCGATTAATTCCCACTGGATCTTGGTTATGCCGACCATCGCCATGGGCAAGGATGACGCCGAGTATGCGCTTTCCTTTGCTGCACCGGCTGATGCGGAAGGTATCTTTTATATCTATGGCCGCCAGTCCTGTGATACGCGGAAGCTGGAAGGCGGCAAGATTGATGTAGGCAACAGCGAATTTGGCGGCCATGAAGCACTGATGGTATTTGATGATGTGTTTGTTCCCTGGGAAAACGTGTTCATGTGTGGTGAAGCTGAATTTAGCGGTCTGTTGGTCGAGCGGTTTGCCGGTTACCACCGTCAAAGCTATGGCGGCTGTAAGGTTGGCGTAGGTGACGTCCTGATTGGGGCTGCCGCCGTGGCTGCCGAGTATAACGGCGCGGCTAAAGCTTCCCATGTGAAAGATAAGCTGATTGAAATGACCCATTTGAATGAGACCTTATATGCCTGCGGCATTGCCTGCTCGGCGGAAGGCCATAAAACGGCATCAGGCAATTATCTGATCAACCTGTTGCTGGCCAATGTCTGTAAGCAGAATGTTACCCGCTATCCTTACGAAATTGCCAGATTAGCCGAAGATATTGCCGGCGGTCTGATGGTTACCATGCCGTCGGAAAAAGATTTGCATAATCCTGAAATTGGCAAAGTAGTGGAGAAATACTTTAAGGGTGTGTCTGATGTGCCGATGGAGCAGCGGATGCGGATTTTGCGTCTGGTGGAAAACCTTACCCTGGGTACGGCGGCGGTCGGCTACCGGACGGAATCGATGCATGGAGCCGGTTCACCCCAGGCTCAGCGCATCATGATTGCCCGCCAGGGTAATCTGGAGCAGAAAAAACAACTGGCTAAAGCCATCGCGGGAATTACTCAGGACAAGGCTAACTGAGATGAGTGAGAACGCCCTGGAAGATAAGCTAAAGCAAGTTATGGATGAAAAAGTTCGTCCTTTATTGGCCGCACATCAAGGGGATATCCAGGTAGTGGATGTGAAAGCCGGCATCGTAACCGTAAGACTGACCGGGGCTTGTGCAACATGCCCCGGTTCCCGGTCTACAGTGGCCGATATAGTGGAAACACAGATAAAAGAAGCCCTGCCGGAAATAAAGAAGGTCGTGCTGGTGGAGCAGTCGGTTAGTTCTGAACTGATTGCCGAGGCCTTACGGCTGCTAAGACATGAACGGTGAGGGTGGGGGAAGAGGGGAAACAGTCATGAAAACCTGGCAGGAAACATATAAAAATAAAATTATGTCACCCCGGCAGGCGGTACAGGCGGTTAAAAACGGTGACCGGATTGTGGTCGGTCATGCCTGCGGCGAGCCGACAGTATTGGTCGAGGCGCTCACTGAACGGGCACCGGAATTGGCAAACGTGGAAATTGTTCACATGGTGGCGATGGGGGATGCTCCTTATGCCCGACCGGGCATGGAAGATAATTTCCGCCATAATGCTCTGTTTGTCGGAAAATCAACCAGAAAGGCTGTGGAAGAGCAGCGGGCCGACTATACTCCCTGCTTTTTTTCTGAGATACCGCGGCTGTTTAAAAATAATATTCTGCCGGTTGATGTCGTCTTACTGCAAGTAACGCCGCCTGATGCCGACGGCTATTGCAGCTACGGGATTTCCGCCGACTATACGGTAGCAGGAGCGGAATGCGCCAAAACGGTCATTGCTCAGGTTAACAGCCGGCTGCCCCGTACCGGTGGAGCCAAGCTTTCTGTTCGTGACATCGATATTCTGGTGCCGCAGGACGCGGAGCTGATTGAACTGCCGCCGCCGGTCATTGGCGAGGTGGAAAAAAGAATCGGTGAGCAAATTGCCAGTCTGGTACCGGATGGGGCGACACTGCAATTGGGTATTGGCGCGATTCCTGATGCTGTTTTACTGTTTCTGGGCAATAAGAAGGAGCTGGGCATCCATTCCGAAATGTTCTCCGACGGTGTCGTGGCGCTGGCGGAAGCCGGAGTGATCACCAACCGGCAAAAGACCCTTAATCCCGGAAAATTCATTGCCACCTTTCTGATGGGAACGAGAAAGCTCTATGATTTTGTGCATAACAATCCGGCGGTGGAACTCCACCCTGCCGATTATACCAATGATCCCTTTGTCATTGCCCAGCATGACCGGATGATCTCCATTAATTCCGCTTTGCAGGTAGATCTGATGGGCCAGGTCAATGCGGAGATGATCGGCAGCAGGCAGTTTAGCGGTATTGGCGGTCAGATTGACTTTATCCGCGGCGCCGGTCGTTCCAAACAGGGTATTTCGATTATTGCATTGCCGGCGACGGCTGCCGGCGGGAAAATATCCCGCATTGCCTGTGCGCTGGATGAGGGAGCTGCCGTATCCACTTCGCGTAATGATGTGCACTATGTTGTTACCGAATACGGCATGGCCGATTTGCGGGGAAAAACGCTCCGCCAACGGGCAGCGGCATTGATTGCCATTGCTCATCCGGATTTCCGGGCAGCATTAACGGAACAGGCAAAGCAGAAAAAGCTTCTTTAAGAAGAGGATTGAAAAGGCCGGTTGGCTGCCAACAGAACGAAGCCGTAAAGGAACCGCTGATTTAATGAGCCTGCCAGCCTGGCGAGAGATTTTCTCGGCTGGCAAGGAAGTAAAACCGCAGGAATAGCGGCCCCTATTTCAAGGTTTGGCTGACGCAGCCAGTCGGAAAAAGATCCGCCAATGGTTCGCCGACTTTGAAAGTACAAATTAATTTGCGGGAATTTTTTCGTAAGGCAAGGCGGAGGAGACGCACCTATCGAACATAGGTAAGTCGACGACAACGAGGCCTTGCGGAAAAAGGACCATAAAGGAATTGTATTTTCAGAGTTGGTGGACCACTAGCTGCGTGGTGTGAATAAATCAGTGGTTCCTGAAGGAGGAACAGGATGAAAAACAGTGCGTTAACCCGCTGCCATTATGTATCGGGGAAGAAAACAATCAGTGATATTGGCCGATATATTGCGCTTACCGGCAGAAAAGCCCTCGTTTTAGGAACGCAGAGCAATCTTGCCGCTATCAAGCCGTTACTGGCTGATAGCTGCCGGTTGCATCAAGTGGAGTTTGTCATGGAACGGTTTAATGGTCATGATTCCAGACAGGAAATTAACCGAATGGTTGCCCTGGCCATATGCAAGGTAAACGCCAGCATCATTGTTGCGATTGGCAACGGCAGGGTGGCAGCCATCGGCGAAGCGGTGGCTGGATTGGCTAAACTGCCTGTTATGGTGATTCCGGTGTCTGCTGTGACTGAAACCTTTTTTCCGGGAGAACTACCGGAACCGACTCAGTATGAACGAAGTTTTGGCTAATAAAAAAGTAAGGCGAGGATAATCTATGGCAAATATTAGTGAAGCTGTGAAGATTAGGCGGGAAGTCTTAAAAGAACTGGCTAAGAAGGCTTTTGACGGGACGCTGAAGGATACTGTACGGGATATATTGTATACAGTTGTGACCGATGATGGACCAAGACATCGTTGCTGTATCTACCGGGAGAGAAGTATTCTGGAGGAACGGGTTCATCTGGCGCTTAGCCAGCCGATGGATATTCCGCTGGAGCTTGCAGCGGCACAAGCTTTGCAGGGAAAAATAGCGAAAGGACCGGTTATGTCCATGCTGCCATCAGCCTGTGACCGCTGTCTGGCCGATAAGTTTATGGTCACTGATGCCTGCCGGAATTGCCTGGCTCATCATTGTATCGTCAGTTGTCCTAAAAATGCAATATTCACAGTACGGAACAGGGCTTATATTGACCGGGAGAAATGCTGCTCCTGCGGCAGATGCAAAACGGCCTGTTCGTACAGTGCGATTGTTGAAATCAAGCATCCCTGTGAACATGCCTGCGAGGTGCAGGCAATTACGGCGGCGCCGAATAAAAAGGCTGTCATTGATCATGAGAAATGTGTAGCCTGTGGTGCCTGCAAGACAGCCTGTCCCTTTGGAGCGATCGGTGACCGTTCGGTACTGGTGCAGGTTATTCGGACATTAAACAAACGGCGGACCTATGCCATGCTGGCTCCTTCCTTTGTCGGCCAGTTTGGTGTAAAGGTCACAGCCGCTCAGGTGGTTGCTGCTTTGCGTAAAGCCGGATTTTATGCCGTGGCCGAGGTGTCTGTCGGCGCCGACTGGGTGATTGCCCGCGAAGCGGCGGAATTTACCGAACAGGTGCCGGCAAGTAAACCATTTATGACCAGTTCCTGCTGTCCGGCTTTTGTGGGAATGATCAAAAAACATGCCAAAGAGTATGAAGAACATCTTTCGACAACCGTTTCGCCCATGGTGGCGTTGGCGAGGCTGCTCAAGGAAAAAGACCCGGAAGCTGTGACGGTGTTTATCGGACCTTGTATTGCTAAAAAAGCGGAAGCCCTTGCTTATCCGGCAGACGTCGATTTTGTATTGACCTTTGAGGAAGCGGAAGCCTTACTGACAGGAGCAGGCCTGCAGGCGGCAATGATGCCGGACGAAGCGATGGGCAGCCAGGCTACGGCAAGTGGCAATTTGTTTGCTATAGCCGGTGGTGTGGCTCAGGCGGTAGCCCAGGCGGTACAGGCACAGGACGGGGAGGTAACCGTAACAGCCTGCCAAAGCGAAGGCCTGGAAGCTTGCCAGGCTATGCTGAAGCAACTAAAAAAAGGTGAACTGACAGTTAATTTTATGGAAGGAATGGCCTGCAGCGGCGGCTGTTCCGGTGGCCCGGGAACGATGAATGATGTCCGGGTAACGCAGCGGCTGGTTAAAAACTTTTCACAGACGGCACGTTGCGGATCGTGAGGTTTGATACACAGACGG comes from Propionispora vibrioides and encodes:
- a CDS encoding acetyl-CoA hydrolase/transferase family protein, producing the protein MKTWQETYKNKIMSPRQAVQAVKNGDRIVVGHACGEPTVLVEALTERAPELANVEIVHMVAMGDAPYARPGMEDNFRHNALFVGKSTRKAVEEQRADYTPCFFSEIPRLFKNNILPVDVVLLQVTPPDADGYCSYGISADYTVAGAECAKTVIAQVNSRLPRTGGAKLSVRDIDILVPQDAELIELPPPVIGEVEKRIGEQIASLVPDGATLQLGIGAIPDAVLLFLGNKKELGIHSEMFSDGVVALAEAGVITNRQKTLNPGKFIATFLMGTRKLYDFVHNNPAVELHPADYTNDPFVIAQHDRMISINSALQVDLMGQVNAEMIGSRQFSGIGGQIDFIRGAGRSKQGISIIALPATAAGGKISRIACALDEGAAVSTSRNDVHYVVTEYGMADLRGKTLRQRAAALIAIAHPDFRAALTEQAKQKKLL
- a CDS encoding monomeric [FeFe] hydrogenase, with amino-acid sequence MANISEAVKIRREVLKELAKKAFDGTLKDTVRDILYTVVTDDGPRHRCCIYRERSILEERVHLALSQPMDIPLELAAAQALQGKIAKGPVMSMLPSACDRCLADKFMVTDACRNCLAHHCIVSCPKNAIFTVRNRAYIDREKCCSCGRCKTACSYSAIVEIKHPCEHACEVQAITAAPNKKAVIDHEKCVACGACKTACPFGAIGDRSVLVQVIRTLNKRRTYAMLAPSFVGQFGVKVTAAQVVAALRKAGFYAVAEVSVGADWVIAREAAEFTEQVPASKPFMTSSCCPAFVGMIKKHAKEYEEHLSTTVSPMVALARLLKEKDPEAVTVFIGPCIAKKAEALAYPADVDFVLTFEEAEALLTGAGLQAAMMPDEAMGSQATASGNLFAIAGGVAQAVAQAVQAQDGEVTVTACQSEGLEACQAMLKQLKKGELTVNFMEGMACSGGCSGGPGTMNDVRVTQRLVKNFSQTARCGS
- a CDS encoding iron-containing alcohol dehydrogenase; the encoded protein is MKNSALTRCHYVSGKKTISDIGRYIALTGRKALVLGTQSNLAAIKPLLADSCRLHQVEFVMERFNGHDSRQEINRMVALAICKVNASIIVAIGNGRVAAIGEAVAGLAKLPVMVIPVSAVTETFFPGELPEPTQYERSFG